TGACCCTTACCAGGCACCTTGCTCAAGGGACTTCTAGGCACTCTCCCTTGGCCGCTACTCTTTTCATGAGCTAGGTCATGTGAGTGGAATGCCCTGACCCAGGCAGGGGGAAGAAGGGCCTGGACTTCGAGGGGCTGCCAGGTCCGGTTGTGCTATGCTTCCAACTCCAGCCTGATGTTACCATTCCTGGCTAGCACAACCATTTTCTGCCTCAGAGCGCCAGGGCAGCGATGGCGATAactgtggggctggggctgggcaacGATCCATCCAAGCCGATGCGGGCAGAGAAAAGTACATGTTGTGAGACATTCACTCATCCTACCCCCTTCTAGGGCCCCCAGCCCTTACCTGCAAGGGATTGCTgtttccttcccaccctccatgACCCAACCACCTGGTGCCTCCAAGGAGGTaggatgggggggcggggagaagttctcatggtttgtgcgttgcTTTCTTAATTCTCATCAACCCCCCTCTTGTTTCCGTGTCATCTTCAGGATTGTATTCACAGGAAGAGGCGAGCATCTCAAGTACGTGACCCTTTTGTCAGCTCTGCATTACTTTTCTCATAGCACCGATCACCATCTGAAGCTATTATTTGtgtattgttttctctctctctctctctctctctctacaagtCCCCACTAGAACAGCCTATCCAATAGGGTAAGCTGTCTCCCCAGCACCGGGCACAATACACAGCAGAGATGCTCAGTACATACAAGTTGAGGGACTGAATCACTGAGCTGGTGCTGGAACCCAACCCTGATTCTGGCCCAGGGCTTCCAAATCTTGGGCTTTTCCCACCCAAGCCCCTGGATCTGTGCCCTGAACAAAGACCGTACACAATGAGAAGAGCTTTCTATGAACTAGGCTCACAACAAAGATATGGGGTCCTTACTCCAAGCACTGGCTAAAACAACCGCTGAATAATTTCGACTTAGGGCAGGGCTGCTTGCACATCTTCAAATTCCTACtgcttgcacacagtaggtgctcaaaaaaggTGTGTTTTATTGAATGGACACACAATTTCTCCGGGAGGAGATATTTCAGTATcattatggggggggggcaggcaatAGGGTAACTGAAGAGCACATTGGGGGTTATATGGTGAAGGAGAGAGCTGAGCATGAATATGCTTTAGACCGAAAGGGAGTCAGCGGAAGTAAAGCACTGTCCACTGCCACAGCCATTAACCTCGTGCAGCtatttacatttcattaaaacgagataaaatgcaaaattcagCTCCTCAGTTGCTAataacagccacatgtggcttgtgACTACTGCATTGGACAGTATAGATCATATAAAATATTGTCATTATCAAAGAATGTTCCATGGGACAAAGCTGACCTAGACCCTTAGAATGAAAGTAAATGCACCCCTGCTTCTAACTTGGCCTACTGACATCCCCTTGTCACCCCCTAAACCACCACTACCCCTGCCCAGATCACAGCACCATCAGTGCCCCTATCCGCCTTCTTAAGCTTTCTGTTCCACAGGGAGTAAAGCTGTCGGCCTTCTTAGTTTTCACCTCCTTCCCCCCCAGCACCTGGGGCACTGCCCTGTGGACGATAAGTATTTGTTGCAATACTGAACCCTCAATTAGCTTCTGTTAAATGCTAAGACCCAAAAGGTGAGTTAAGtgacagaagagaagaaatccctctttccactcttttctcaccTCCCTACCCCATTGTCTGCTTTCCATCTctggtgccccccaccccacccctccatcaacTCTAAAGCGGCATAGTTAGAGGAAGGTTAATTGTcaggctcaggtgatgatctcatggccaGGGGACGGAGCCTGgaatcaagctccacactgacagtgtggaaccttgggattctctctctctccctctgtctctacccctcccctgctcgttctgtctctctccctctttctctctctctttctgtgtgtgtctctctctctcaaaataaataaaaatacacattaggggggaaaaaaagaattatctgttCCAGGTCTCAAACCGATCTAACTTGTGAAGGTGTATTTGTTCACataattttctgtcttccttcccctTCGGCTGCCCTGTTCCTAGTATGTGCTCAATTtgtgtttgttgaatggatggatgaatcgGTGCCTGGATACACGGCCGGCCGGCTCGGTGTCCCCGCGTTGCCACAGACACTGCGGGAGGAGCCGCCCTTAGAGCCCTGGGGGGAGAGCCCcagccgcgccccccccccccagcagccgGCTGCGGCACGGAAAACGCGGCCCGCGGGCCGGGGGTCGGGCGGAGCTTGGCCCTCGGGGGCGTGTCCTACTGGGCCCGGGCGCCGGCGCCTCGAGAGGGGCGCTTCTGGCGCGCCCTGGCCCCGGCGGCCGCAGAGGACGCGCGGCGGCGGGCATGGAGCGCGAGCTGGAGGAGCTGGCGGCGCGGCCCCCGCGCCCGGCCGAGCCGCCCTTCCAGGCGCTGGTGGAGGCGGCGGGCGGCCGCGGGCAGGTGCTGCTGGTGGGCGAGCTGTGGGAGCGCGAGCAGAGCCGCGCACTGCTGCGGGACTTCGCCCGGGCCGTCTTCCCGCCGGAGCCAGGCGCGGGCAAGCCCGGCGGCGCGGGGCCCGGGGCGCCGGGGGCCGGGGCGCCGGGGGCGCAGAGGCCGCCCGGGACGGCGGGGGCGCGCGCCATCCGCTCGCCGCTCGTCTTCGTGCTGTGCCGCGCGTCCTCGCTGACCGCCCGCGAGCCGCGGCGCCGCCTGCGGGAGATGCTGCGGGACGTGCGCGGCCGGCGGCGGGCCGGCGCGGCGCTGGTCGGGGTGCTGGTGGCCGAGGCCGGGCCCGAGGACGCGGTGGCGCCGGGGCTGCGGCTCCTGGAGGCGCTCCTGCGCGCGGTGTTCGGCCGCCAGGCGGGGGGCCCGGTGCAGGCGGCCGCCTACCGCCCCGGCCACCCGGCCTCCAGCTTGGCCGTCCAGGCGGCCGCCTGCAGAGCGCTGCAAGCTGCGGGGCCCGCGCGAGCAGGTGAGACTACGAGGCCCGggagcgggcgggcgggcgggcggcgtcgggggcggggggggggggggggacccccaAGTTGGAACTCTTTAGGCCGGCTTCCCTCCTGGTGCACCACAGTAAACTGAGGCCGGGAGAGAGGGGAGGTGCCTAGCACTAGGTCTTCCAGCTAGCGCAGTGGGCCCTGGGCACGGGATCCAGTCTGTTCCGGAAGGATCCAGAGAGCCTTAGAGATGCAGGAGGGCTTGGAAAAGCCAAGCGGGCAAGCTCGAGGCAGGGGAAGTTGGTGGAGAGAAGACTGGAttgggctgggagctggggggagggagaggaggtgagaAAGCCTCAGGATGCCCAAGTTTAAAGGTGGGGAGGAGAACAGACCCGGGACTAAGGGCTTGGCTGTGCGCGGAGCTTCTAGGACGCTGTGCAGCTAGAGATGCGACGGGGACGGGGAGGCTCAGTGCAGAAGCGCCAAGGGCTTATCATAGGAATAAGGAAAGGAATAGACGCCAAGACTTGGAGGTAGGGGGACAGGGTGTGAGGGACTGGGGGCCCAGAATTTTCTAATCCTTCTTGGCTACCCACTCTGTGCGCACCCACTGCTGTGTTTCCCTCTACGTTCTCCtgaagtgggaggaggggagtgagAGGCTTTTCCCAGCCTGGGTGACGACGCTGGGGGCAGTGTCAGAATCTCCTCCACCAACAAGAGCTTTTCTGTATCTCAGGATTAAAGTACAGACATTAAGTGTAGCTGGATCCGGCAAAGCTGAGAGGTGGCAGGATTGTTCTTTGCGTTCCCAGATCCCTCGCCACCCTCACTTTTCCAGCATCTGCTGCCCCCCAAGCCCTCCAGCCTTCCCTGCTTGCTAAAGAGTTAATGAAGACAAAGACTGTGTTCTGCTTCCCTGGGCACTGGTGTGTTAACCAGAAACTGGGAGATGCCAGGCTTGCAGGGGAGCCTTTTCCAGCAAGGAGACCTGGGACCTCTGATGGCACAGATGTCACAGACCTACAAGCTAGCCTGGCCTGCCACGGTGAAGGCCGTGCAGCTCAGCCTTAGAGCCTGCCCCAACCTTCCCCCACATGCCTGCAACCCTTTTCTCTCGAATCTGTGAGCTAGCCAGCTAAATTTGAAACTCTGCAAGCAGTAGCCTGAAAGACGTGGGGAATGTCCTGAGGTGGGTTATTATTGTGATTGTGGATGCCAGCTTCTTCACTGACCTGGCCCcatggggcagaggagggaattTA
This Lynx canadensis isolate LIC74 chromosome C1, mLynCan4.pri.v2, whole genome shotgun sequence DNA region includes the following protein-coding sequences:
- the CC1H2orf72 gene encoding uncharacterized protein C2orf72 homolog, yielding MERELEELAARPPRPAEPPFQALVEAAGGRGQVLLVGELWEREQSRALLRDFARAVFPPEPGAGKPGGAGPGAPGAGAPGAQRPPGTAGARAIRSPLVFVLCRASSLTAREPRRRLREMLRDVRGRRRAGAALVGVLVAEAGPEDAVAPGLRLLEALLRAVFGRQAGGPVQAAAYRPGHPASSLAVQAAACRALQAAGPARAVAGAWERPGLPALLACFSWGPWSRGKEPDATSPSDPAQGHLQDPEEELALTDVFPNGDCEDPRKGLRACDGFVHAPAEPAGDSR